TATGTTTGAGGTGAAGATGTTAATATGGAAATTTTGTGAGCTGGGAACGACTATGAACTCTATCATTGTAATTTATGACCTTTCATCTGAGGCCAAATGTAAAGGCAATTGCAATTGTTCTATATCTCAAGGCCAGCACATAGCAGATGTGTGAAATTTGGAGTGCTAGACATAAACTTTTATTAccaaattataaataatttctatcaCTTACAATGTTCACCTTTCAAGTTCATCTTGATTAAAACACAAGGGCAGAGTCTCGCTGATTTCCATGAGTTATATTGCTGAAAAAGCTCTACCATGGTACACTAGGAAAAGATAAAGCAATGCAGAATTTAAAACAACCTACTGAGAGCCAGGTTTGCAACACTTTAGatcaaaatactttttcatcTAGaggacaaacaaacaaaagctaATCATTAGCCAATGACACCTGAATTCTGTTTTTACTCTTGGAGATTTTGAATCCTTAAGGAGTCCATTTAAGGCTAATTTATCTCTAAGAACAGCACATGAGACTGCTTTGAGACCTCTGGCCAACCAAGGAAAATTAGCCAAGATTTGGGTTCATGACTTGTCTAAAAGTATGGAAGAAGGGAGCTGAGGATACAGAACTCGCCAACCTCAACGCCCATGATTTAAATGTGTTAGTGAGGTTCGCAGGCTGTGAAGCAGGAGAGCACAAGGATTTTGTTGACTGACAGCAGACAATCAAAGTATCCTCACACATAGAAACTGTAGTTAAGTATAAGTCTCAGCTAGCTAGAAAGCAGCCTATtgagcagaaagcaaaaaagctcATCAGTTTCTGaaggcttggaaaaaaaaaatacaagctcTGAAGAAAAACTCGTGAGAACTAAAACAaagaggaaggctcacaaaaCAAAGTGTCTCTGGTTGGATTTGCAAAATTGCCATGCAAATTTACCAGCCCAGACATGGAAGTTTTATTTGCCCAGTCTTTATAGTGGAGATTGATAACAATGGAAACAGGAATATTCCCTTATCAAAGCATTACTCGCTGAAGCCAAGGAAGCCAAATAAAACTTTGCAAGTCTGCTCCCTGGAGTAACTATTTTATGttccttttctgcttcaaaTACTAGATATAATCAAGCACAGTTGGATGCTCTTGATTAACATGACGGTTGCCTGGAAACACAGGCACAGTGTGGCCAAacttccctgtccctccctgtgctTGAACTCCGGGACAGGCAGGTGAATAAGGTCGGGTTTGCAGCTCTTGCCTCTTAAAAGCCTTTTAGTCTAAGCATTGGAGAAAAAATTGTTACTGGACACGTGTtcaaaaagagaagataaaCAACTCTAGAAAGAAACGAGAATACAAATCTGTGTTCTGAAAAGGCACGGTACATTTTCTTTGTATCATGAGAATTGAGAGGTTTGACAAGATACTAAATCAATACCAGACAgataaaaaacccaataaaacaGAACAGTCCAGAAGCTTTCACAGATGATTAACTCTTGTCACAGTACTaactcctaaaaaaaaaaaaaagaaaaagaaaaaaagaagtattttccttttccagacaTCAGGGGATAGctagggaaaagagaaaaaacaagtgAGATGATAGGGAGAAGTAGAAGAGTAGAAGgtgagttaattttcttcttgtacCAAGTTATTCCCAggtgacttaaaaaaaataatctcatgtCTCCATGTTCACTGATTCCTCTGTGAAATGACCTTCAGCACTTTCCTGTCCAGTCCTGAACAGGATGCCCGTGAAGTGCTCACTCTGTCTCCAATAAGGACAAGATCATTTGGGAATTAACAGGGTCTCAATGGAGTAAATATAATAATGAGTACCGTATTGCACATTGGGAGGAATTCcatcacagaaagggtgattccacattggaatgggctgctcaaggaggtggtggagtcaccatccctggaggggatTACGGAAAGCCTGGATGCGGCCCTGGGAGGATGGTCTGGCTAACAGGGCGGTGTTGGGTAATAGCGCGGACTCGACGATCTCTGAGGCCCTTTCGCAACTTAACTGatcctgtggggttttttccacaaAACATCCTGTAAGTTTTTTTCCCACGAGACGTCCCGTAAGATTTCTCTCCGAAGGGGTGTTGTTTTGTGTGGAATCCCAAGCCGTAATCCCTTTCCCCCCTGAAGGGGCCGGAGCTCAGCCCCGCCAGGCCCCGGGGGTCGGGCGAGCCCCCTCAGGCCCCGGGCGGGAGGGGCCCGCCCCGCGTTCGGGCCTGCGCGGGCTGTCCCGCCCGGCCGCCGtagcggggcggggcggcggcgggcgggagcggcgggccgggcgcgggAAGCGCCGGGAGAGGCGGCGGGCGGTGAgtgcggggccggcccgggccgTGCGGGAGCTCCCCGGGCTGCCCTGTCATGGAGCCGCGCTCTCCGGCCGGGACTTCCCCCGGGGCGCTGGGGCCGGGCTGGAACGCGAGGGTTCCGCACGGGGGGAGCGGCTCCAAACGCGTGTGTGGTCCGGGAAGGGGACGCAGCCCTGGGGCGCCGGAGTCGCCGGTGGCGGTGGGCGTTGATGGGGAAACAGTGGGGATCCCTGGATTCACGGCTGGAACTGCCCGGTGCGATTTGCCCCAGGAAGCAGCGAAATGAAGTCGGCAGCGTGCGGGGGTTTTCTGCCTTTGGCTCAGAGCGCAGAACAAAGCGATGTTATAGCAGAAGTCCAGCGAGTCCTGAGAGGGGGTCTTGCACCAAAGTGGGTGCGCCTGCGGCGTTTTTAAATCGCAGCATCTTTCCTCTGTAATTAATCACAAGCCTTAACTTAGTCTGTTTTATTATCCGAAGGCATGCTTTTCAATGTatgcttttcctctgtttgtGAGCTGAGGTCAAAACTACTCTTGCTGTTCTTGCACAGACTTCCGTGTATAGAGCATGGATGGGCTGCTCCCTCCGCCCCGTAAGACACGAAACACCTATTTATGGCTTAGCCCTCTAAAAGGATTTTAGCAAAAGTTTTTAGGGATGATGAGGCCTTTGGCACTGTTGAAGTTTAAAAGATGCACCGTGTGGCAAACGAGAATTCTTAGTAAtactttcagaaataataaaaatgccaaAGGGAAAGTCGAATGCAATGGCTTTAGGAGTTCTGTCTCCCAACCTCAAGTCTGAAAGTTTTGCCTTCATCTCCTTCAGTATTTTCTCCTACTGAAAGTATTACAAATCAGGGGTCTGCCTGTCTGTacagaatatttaaaacaatgtaGAGGCATGTCTCTTAGCCTAATGTTTTCTCTTCACTTCTCAGCTTACCAGGGAAGATCAAGATGAGTCTACGGAAGCAAACCCCCAGTGACTTCCTAAAACAAATCATTGGAAGGCCAGTTGttgtaaaattaaattctggAGTTGATTATCGAGGTAAGTTCTCCATCTGTCTCTCACAGTGAGTAAAGTAATTCATTGAGGAGGCTGGAATAGATGCattgattttgaaaagaaaaacagtgtgATCCAGAATCATGCAGTATGAGAATAGAGATCTCAGGATGGAGAcagtaaaaatagaaaatcagcTCTGGAGAAAGTGGtaaaggggggggggagggtAGGGTAACAACAGTGGATTTAGGGATTAAAATTACTGGTCTAAATCATTAGTGTCCTTGGTCACAGGTGATTAAACTGGATGATTCTGAGTTTCCAAACTGGTACTTGGAAAGATTGTCTGGAATTACAATTCCGGAAATGGCCAGAAACACCCCTTGTTGGAACTAgatttttcttcacctttttaTTCTCTATTTAGGTAATACAGATCTTGATCCAGGAAAGCTTCAGAGTAAACTCTGCTGTCACTCATAATAGAATTCTTACATGATGAAAAGCATTCTTGACATTCTAGGTTAAACAACTGTCTTAGATCTGTGTTAGATCAAGGCTCACAGAGATACAGGAAAAAGTTTAGTGTAGCTTTTGCCAAGTCTGTCAGTATACCTTCATGTATATAGGATTATAGACTTTTTTTAGCCAGTAAATTAAACTTCTCTGTGCAGTGAAATGTCCTGGTCCTGCTCCCATTAAGCTAACACTATCAACCAGACCAATTTTTTTAGCAGTATCCAAACTCAGTCAGAACTAATCATGTATCTTCTGCTGTGGTCAATTAAGAAATTTTATTCTCTACTGACTTAAACACTATGGTTCTGCAACAAACCCCTTCTTCAGAGAGGTTTACTTCAAGTGGCTTAGATTGGCACTTGTGGGAGGAGACTTGTTTGTGCTGTGACAAGGAATCTTTGTGCTAGGACAGTTTTAAATTGTTACTGTTCACTGACAGAGCAAGCAGTGGCTTCTTACTCCTTCCTGATTCTCTGCAGTGTCGCTCAGCTGACAAAATTTGCAGTCTCTCATTTCTTTGAGAACCACATTGTCTGAGCACTTCACGTGGGGTTGGGGGCTTAAAAAGTTTGCTGCCTCTCTGTAAATTCTTCAGTGCAGGAGAATTTAGAGAGAGTTCATTAAAGTCAATTAAAGCAAGTGCTCATTTACCTGAGGGTACACACACGGCAGGGCCAAACCAGATTTGGGTTTTGCTGCACTTCCTATTTTCATTGAGACCATTGCTACCTCTCCATTTGTAAATGCTGTAGATGAACCACTCAACTCAGCAGAGCTAGTTTAACGTGCCTGCAGTCTGACACCACATTAATTGAACAGGAGTTCCTTGAACACCCTTATTTGTCACTGGATTTTGccccccccccttcccttccttaTTTCCCTGCACTCCTTTGATCTTGTGACAGAAAATCCATGTAgtgtttttgtttggaaaatatGCACttagtttgttttctgcagaaatgtgaCCAGCATTTGTAAAAGCCAAACAGCATCTTGGGCTGTTGTTGCAGAGCTGTCCAGGTTCTCCCCCAGGCTGTGTTGCTGATGTTTTTGTTGCCTCCACCCTCGGGGGCCCCACACACACCAGCACCAATGTGGCCTCATGCAAGTGCTGATGTGTGACTGAACTGTCTTCAACCCTTGCCAAGTTAGAAAGCCCTGGGAAATGATCAGGGTTACATTAACGTGTGGTTTCTGTGTGTAAAGATGGATATGTACATTAAAAATCTCTACATAAAGATAAAACAGATAAATTGCTAGCCAGGATGGGCAGTGATAATACTTGATGCCATTAGTGGTGTGAGAATAAGcacaaagaaaaggaggaagagaatgAAACAACCATGAATGCACTCTAGGAGCAAAAGGGTttgaaaatactgcatttatGGCCTACTGAATTGTATGTGGCTCAGGTAAATCCACATGGTCCAGTTTTAATTTTgcacaaacatatttttgttgctgtgtgGATACCTCAGAATTACTAGAGTGGAAAAGAATCCTGACTTTAGTTTGGGTCTTTTAGGTGCATTTAGTGGCACTTTGTGAGcagtttttctctgtctgtggAAACAGgatagaaaaacagaaaggaaaataataatcttTAAGCCATGACAAGTTGGCAGAAGAAGTTGAATTCCTGATTATTAACTAGGAGATCCTGCAGTAACACTTCTAAAAAATGAGAATATATCCtgagttttttcccctcttcctaAGTACAGCCAATATACTATATTTCAAGTTTTACTGCTAGGTAAATAGCTAGGTGTTTttcaaacagaggaaaaagttATATAAGTAGTATTGTCTGTGCAAGGATAAAGTCAGGAAAACCCACATGCAAGAGGAAGATAAAACAACTTGTAAAAAGCTGTATTACCTCTGTGCTactaaaatgtgtattttcctGACCCAAAAAATCATCTAATATtacaaatgacattttttttctttaattgcattttcaaaacagcgtaattttatttttgtgggaaGATTTCAATGGCCTTTGTTGAAAAATATGTAGAATTTTGTTGACATCAAAACAGAGACTTGCAGACAGTGTTCTTCTAGCTCTGTAAGCATGAAGACAAATATGTGTATGCTGTCCTGTATTAAAAGGCTTGTTTTTCAGCTATATCCTTTAAAAGTTTTGTTGACAACTCAGTTTACATAGCTTTGTTCCTAGGTTATCCAGTTACACTTAAGGCCCAGGTGTTTTTTGGTGTGTGCTTAAAACACAAGTGAGAAGGAACAGcttaaattttcaaaatggaaattgtCCATCTTTTGAAATAATACCttaatgacttctttttttaactCCCACAATTCTTACACCAACTGATAACATTGCTACCGGAATGCCTGGGAttcctttctccagctgaaTTCTTTGAAGACATCTGTCCATGCTTGGGTTTTTAGTTTGTTATAAGGATACAGGGTGGGCTTTTTTCCTGTACTATTCAAACACAGtgcatttttgttcattttaaaataagttcaAGCTGGTTCTCTTTTAAACTGCCGCTGTTTTCAGGTGTCCTGGCTTGCCTGGATGGATATATGAACATAGCTCTGGAGCAGACTGAGGAATATGTAAATGGACAGTTAAAGAACAAGTACGGGGATGCGTTTATCCGAGGAAATAATGGTAATTCCTACTCCCTCTGCAACTGCACATTAGAAAATTGTGTTTTGATATTCTGAATTTGAGGGGTGGCTGAGGTGTAAGTAAGCTGCCTGTAAGCCTAAAACTAATATTCTTTTTTGGAAATCTTTACAATACTTTCTACAGTTTCACTTTCCAGGATCTGTGCTTTTCTGCATTCCTGTggtcccttttttcctctgaacttGAAGTTCATTTAGAGAAGCATGCTCTTTTCTAGCCTTATTAGAGCTTATTTTCTACTGTTTGACAGGCTTACTCTTTTGCACTTACTGCTTGCTTAGATGGCCTCTGCACCGTAGGAGTTAGTGTTTTTAGGCAAGCTACTGCATAAATTTATGCTGCAGTGCAGATAATACAGTGgcacaaatattttctggtgAAGCAGTTTTCCAGGACTGAATGAATGCTTATCCTTAGTCCTGGAGGCTATTTTCATCTTTTGAGTAAAGATTTTACCACCAGTCAAAAAAATCACTCATGCTTTAATATCGAGCCTTTGAATAGCCAAGTGCAGTAGGTGGATTTTAGCGCACTTCAAGGACAATCCCAAGCTCCTGAAATGACTCTCTGGTATCAGGCTGTAATAGCAGGACATAGCAGGGAGAAGAGTatctaaaaatagaaaaggttCACAAGTCGGAGGTGAAGAGATTGGTAGAGGAGGTAAATGAAGCAGAGTTTGACCAAGTTGCCAGTGAAGAAAATGGAACTTAGCAAGGAGGGATGGAATAAAAAGACAACAAGGACCAAACCCCATGTTAGAAAAAGAGTCAAAGAGAGTGTGGCACCAGtgtaaaaaaagcattttgggtGGAGAAATAATCTTTAAAACGAGGCCAACCCTTGCTTTTTGCAAGGCATTTGGACTGTTATGCTAAGGACTGGAGTGACATTTCAGCTGGAGAATCAATTAAGGAAATAATCTGTTATGAAAGTTAAAACAAGGGGATGAAAAGCAGAAGGCTCAAGAACAGGCTGAACAGAGAACTAAAGACATGTGGCAGGTTTAGGAGCACAGTATCATTTTATGTTGTGACTGGATCTGTTCTGGGGAGATCATCAGCCAAGCAGGAGGAAGATGTCTCTTCCTTCATAACTAATCATTAGCTTTGCCTTAAGTGCTTGGGATTTCCAGCTTTTATTGAAAGATCACAGCATTAGTGTCTGACACCTGTAATTCTGCTGCCAAGGAACTCTCTCATGCTCCCAACAGTAATTCTGCAGGGCACTGCCTTTGTTCCTGCTCTGTTCAACTTACATCTGCTGGAGCATAGTTGGgctatgaataaaataaatactgaacCAAAGTAATACATAATGTTTAGAGCTAATGGCATTTTTTGAAACTTGGACTTAAAGGTCGCCTGGCTTTGTTCATGCTGAATGGGATCTCTTACAGTGTCAATTTATATGCCATGGAAATAaggtgttttaaataaaaaggcttCTGCGTGTTATTTACCAAGGCCCTCTTCTGTGTgccactttctctttttcacagTGTTGTACATAAGCACCCAGAAGAGGAGGATGTGAAGATGCCAGAAGGAGGCTGGGTTTTTTGTACTTGTGAGCCTCTTTGAAGTGATGAGCCCTATTTGATTTGTAGTTCAAAAATCCACAGGTGAAATAGACaagtgtttaaatattttttttaaataaatgtaaatgtgaGTGTAAACTGCCTGAATGGTTTTGTTTCAAAGCATTGCTTTGTTCCActgtacaaaagaaaaataaaaaggaagctTGTAATAGTGCTGCAAGACTAATTTGAAGCAACAGCTCATTTAATTATGCTAACAGTTACAAAAGTACTGACTGAAAGGTAAGCAGGCATGGAGTAAATGCAAATAAGAGCTCTATATTAATGGCAAAACAATAGTTTAACTGATGGTGGGAAGGGAAATGCTAATGGTTTGGTGACAATGACCTGTCCCTTTTCGAAGACACAGGGGCAGCTTTAAATGCCAGGCTAGTAAGAGTCATTGGCTAAAAAGTTCAGCTGTCCAAAAAATCTTGAATTGTGGATTGAATCAAGGGATGTAACAGTGACACTTCAACAGTTAGGGGTGGGGAAAGACTTGAATCAAATGGAAGAAAAGCCTTAAGGGTGAAAAGaaagctctgtgcagctgagggAGTCAGTCAGAGGTGAAGAGCTCTCAGTTGGTATGTCAGTACAGCCTAGTAGCTACTTCACCTCCTGCCTGTGTACCCCCCACCCTTCCCCTGCTTGGAGTGACCTTTTCCTTGTGCTTCTCTACCAAACACAATGGACTTCTTcagtaaaaagcagttttaactAATACCTAAACCTACTCCTGAAAATACAGTAGGAATCTGAAAGCTTTTACAAACATGCCACATATGTCCTCTCCAGCCAGTTCCTTCTTTCTCCCATCCATTCCCCCCACAACCTGGTACCATCTCTATATTCCCTTCGTCCAGCCAGACATGAGAAGAAGTGCATTATTGTATGGGGTATGCATTAGGGAGGGGGAACCTCTGAGCCAACAGCAGAGAGGGAACTTGTTAGTGTGTATTATGCAACAGTGCTCCCAGATAATCAAAGCACAGTGAATAAAAGCAGCTCCATTTTACATCGATACTGATTCCAATTTATAAAGTGTATCTTCTCCTTTTACATGCAGTCAGCCAAgaagaaacccaaaccaactCTGAAAATTCAGATTCACTTCTTCACCTGAGTGTTCCTCTGCTTAACATCACACACTCAAGAATGTTTTCGTGTTCTTCATGATGAAGTTATAAGGGTAATGTACCTCATGGTGAGGTCACTGAGCCAAGTTTTTACATGAGCTTTCTGACGCCTGGCTTTATTCTTTGGACAGTTTATAATGCCTCCAGGGACAAAAATACTTCTAGCTGTGGATGGATTAACACAAGATAACTGTGAATATAGCATTGTCCCATTCTTCCCAAGTACCAGTAGCTGTGATACAAGCACACATAGTAACATTCCAGTTATCAAAGGGAGAGAATGCGAactgcaaattttaattttactgttttttaagatgaagaaataattttaaattattttgcagtCAGTAGTTAACCTTTCCACATTAAGCACTTCAGAAGCCATGATAGAACACACAAATAGAGTTGCTACTGTACAATATGCTtcaatattttatcattttctgaCAAGGGTTGAAAAAGGTCCAGGATATAAGACAAATCACCAACTTGCTCTTCTGTAAGtgacttctttttaaaaaaatgaagatgtaCCTCAAAGTGGGGCATGCAATTTTTCATTTGCCTTGTCATCTATATGTAGCTGGCAGGTTACTGTCTGCTTTCAGTCCTGGAGACTGTCTAGAgtgtgttgtttggttttttgttttaatataggattaatttcttttccctctccaccTTTCTCTCCCCCTCCACACACCTACCCATGTATAGCAACACATTTTGCAGACTTTGATTTACTTTTTAACTGTGGTTCAGTTTCTACAAATCTAGTTATAGAACATTTTTCAGTTGTAATCTGCTACTTCTGGTGGTCTAATCACATAGTAAActctatataaatataaatactatGTAGTTTACATgccaagggtttttttaatgtattctaGGTCATGAAGTCATTACTATGTGAGGTAGACAGGAAGATTTGAGTTGAAGGTCAACTGTTgtaattcatatttaaatttcaaaagtaGCAAAAGAGATGAAGCATTTACTTTCTACAATCACTGACTTCCAGTTCATTTTACAAATTCTCCCTGTGACATCATTTACTATATCCTGATGCTCTTGCCACAATACCTGTGTATAAAACAGTTTCACTTGGGGATCAAGCTCATTGAGATCAAACTGACCATGAAACATTAATACCTTGAACAACCTGCTTTGTCCACTCCTTTACTTAGGAGAATGTACCCAGAATGAAGCAATCCAAAACTAacaaaaattactgaattttaaagACTAAAGCTGCACTCATGTTGATAGTCAGTACTTTTATGCAATGAGATCACACTGTGAAACCATGGCCATTCAACCACCACCCCCACCCTCAGCAACACATTCAGTTCACAGACACTCTGTGAAGAGCAGTAACTGTAAATTTGCTATATGCCCACATCCAGCACAAGTTTCTTGCACTGGAAAAGCCAAACCAAGCCACATCTCCTTAAACAaaagcctggctgggagcagcagcacaacatACCTCATGGAAACCGGAGAAAGCctggaaagaggagaaggaggcaaGCCAGGTCTCTACTAAAGCCTGGAGTGCCGGGGAGTTGCCCTATATAAAGGGAGCAGAGCATGCTgggaaggttttgttttaaagatgtaTACCCTGATGACCACTCACTTTTACAATTTGTTTCCACCTGGTTCCTAATTCAAAGGGAATCTAATGCAGATTACGCTCAACATCATTCATTTGACTTTCTATCTTTTTTGTGATGTTACGATGACAAAACAGCTACCGAGAGCCCTTCTGGGTATGACTTGGCCATTAGTTCCTCAGGCTttttcacagctctgaaaaccagctgtgccccacagctGTGTTGTTCCTGGGAGATAAGAAAGCATGAAAGTGTTTGCAAAGTGACAGCCTTGCAACGTGTGACTGATGGTGCCAGAGCAATGCCTGATCTTTCATATCCCAACTCACAGCCGtggccagctccagccctgtgctcgTTTTGAAAACCAGCAAGCATTGGAGTGAGCAGTTTCAAACTCTTGGATTCCTGTGCCAAACTGTTCTCCAAGGCCTGAAATCAGATGTGAGGGGGCATTTCCTGGGCTGCTGTATTGACCCTGACCCTCTGCCAGGTCACCCTGATGGAGCTCACAGGCAGGTCCCACTCAGTGCCATGATCACACCACCTGCCTGGCCTTGCCTTTGTCTCACAGAGGAGCAATAAGCGATCATCCTTTAGAATAAAGGGTTGGTTTTGTGTATGGAAATTATGAAATAGCTCAAGTGGTGAAAAGGGGGAGCAGCTCTCCATGGATGGCTTGCATCTGCTCTGTGCAGCGCACTGGGAAAATCCATGTGGGCTCTGACTGATGCTATGTGCATCTGAGGGCGTGGTCATTTAACCTGCTGTCTGTATTCCTCATCTTACTCAGTCTTATTAAAGCAATCATTAAGCTATTTGTTGCTAGGCCTtacctctctttctctctcttccctcccctcaaCTCCTCCTCTAGAGCAAAACAGCTGCCCAGGTTGCAGTAGTTACCAGATAAAATAAAGGGTTATTTTGGTTTGAATTTGTAAGGGAAAGAGGCTCACAAGGTATGTTGTATGCATGTGTATGTGCCAGTTTGTTCCCAGCAGTGACATTTTAGTCACTGTCACACTTCAGTAAGTGACAGAAGAACAGCAAGAAGAGTCAACTGGATAAAAGGGAAGGACCTGCCAGTACTTTTCCCAACCCTAGTTTTGCCTAACTAGTATCAGAAAAACATTCTGGTCTCCCCAAACACAGAGGCACAGACGTGCAACCCCTGAGATGCTAGTTTGGAGATAGTTCTGCATTCTCCCTGTGGGACTACCATGAGTTTTTAACCACTCATCTCACAGCTGGACACTGctctttgttttaaagatgacTTGAAATATTCTTAAATAAGGTGATGCTGCCAGCTTTGCTGGTTTAATGATCAGTTCCTTGTGATCCAAACTCAACTTCAGTTGCCACCTTCAACCTCTCTACTTGATCAACCTGCCTACTCTTCCCTAAGCCTCCTCAAACTTTGTTCACAGGACTCAGGTGGCTGCTAGCTGACCAGGAGAACTTCTGACTCATTAAAACCCTTATTATCTTGCAGCAGCAAAGTATTTCCCAACCTGTCAATGAAGCAACAAGCTTGCTCTGGAGTGTCAGCTCTGAGTTTCTTCTGTCCATGCCCATATTATATACTGATCTCCACTGCACCTGCTCCCCATCTGCTGGCCCTGTTGTGCCCTGGTGATGAGGAGATGTAGAAGCAGCCTGCAAGGATAGAGTTTCTGCACCAAAGAACCTGCAACGTTATGGGGTTTATAATCCTTCTGTGCACTTATCAGTGACATTCCAACTTAAATGGTTTATACTCTATCTTAATTATCAAGTCATTACAGAGCATGCACGGTTGTCCTAGTGTTATTTTAAATTCCCAGCTGTggtctgtggggttttttcttctagaaatcCACTACACAaatgctgctgggaaaacaatAAGCAGGGTGTAAGTTGTCTTATGTCCCTTTCTCCTGACAGCTTCCTGCTAACGAAGGCGTTTGtgacaagaaaaagcaaacctcTCTCCAGTTCCAGCAGTGCCACGTGGTCTGTCTGGGCCCCATGGTCAGAGCTGAGCCCGGCTGAGCTCAAGTGACTCCAGCAGGTCACAGCCCCGGCCAGAGAAGGCTGAGGCAATGCTGTCCCGGTGGGTGATGCAACCAAAGGCTCTGAGAGGGCTGTATTTCTTACTGCAAACATCTGCCTGTCACTTGGCATTTGAATGAGCAGTTTGAAGCTGCTGGTAGGTGCTCGTGTCACAGTAACGACTGTGACAGGCTTTTTCCATCTCAGAGGAGGAGATGGTTGTGACATTTGCTTTGACTGTGGCTTTGAAGCCATGGAGTTCCTGTGTTTGAGAGCAGGCAGTGAGGATGAATGCTGTGTAAGGCTGTATTTCAGATCAGCCCAGCAATTAACACTGTCCAGGCAGTGCCATCTGACTGGTGCTGCTGAACCTGTGAACAGCTGCATGCCCGGCCctgccagaggctgctgcagccttggAAGTGAGTATGGACAGTTCAGT
Above is a window of Motacilla alba alba isolate MOTALB_02 chromosome 4, Motacilla_alba_V1.0_pri, whole genome shotgun sequence DNA encoding:
- the LSM6 gene encoding U6 snRNA-associated Sm-like protein LSm6, producing the protein MSLRKQTPSDFLKQIIGRPVVVKLNSGVDYRGVLACLDGYMNIALEQTEEYVNGQLKNKYGDAFIRGNNVLYISTQKRRM